In bacterium, the genomic stretch AACAGGTGGAGAACCTTTTTTACATAACGACTGGTGGGAATTGGTAGAAAAGATTGTGAATTCAGAAATGGTTAAAGATACAGGAATAATTACAAATGGTTTTTTTATTGATGAGAGAATTATTTACAAAATTGAAAAAAATAATATAAGATTAAAATTGTCCTGTGAAGGAGTGGATAGAGAAGTTTATGAATATTTCAGAGGTAAAAATTATGAAAGGTTTATAAATATATGTGAAATGATAAAAGAAATAAAGACAGAAAAATTTTTGATGTTTACTTTGCTTGAAAAAAACTGGGAACAGATTTTTAAAATTTTTGATTTTGCAAGAGAATATAATTTTGATGGTATCATTATTGAAAGATTTATTCCCTATGGTTTTGGTAAAAGATTAAAAAAAGAAGCAATCTCTTTTGAAAAATGGATTTTAATTACAAAATTTTTACATAAAATATGTGACATTGATTTTGACATAAAGGACATTATTGAATACAGGGGATATATGGTTAAAATTGAAAAAAAGGGGTATGAACTTTATGGAAGTGAGTGTATTGTGGGAAAAGATGGTATTGCTGTTATGCCTGATGGAACTGTTTATCCCTGCAGGAGATTTCCATTACCTATAGGGAATTTATTGAATGAGAAACTTTTAGATATATGGGAAAACTCAAATGTTTTAAATCTTATAAGAAATAAGGCATTTTTGAAAGGTAAATGTAAAAATTGTATAATTGATAATTGTTATGGTTGCAGGGCTCTTGTTTACAGTTTTTATGGAGATTTTCTTGAAGAAGACCCATTATGTTATTTAAACTTAAAAACAGGAGGGAAAAATGAATTATGTTGAAAAAATTTTTTCTTTGAAAGAAAAAGTTGCAATTATAACTGGTGGAGGAGGAGTTTTAGGTTCTGAAATAGCAAAAGGCTTGGGACTTGCCGGTGCAACTGTAATTATTGGAGATATTAAGAATTACAAAGAAGTTGCAGATAATTTAAAGAATTCAGGAATTGAAAGTGAAGGAGAATATCTTGATGTTTTTGATAAAGGAAAGATTGAAGAAGTTGCAAAAAAAATTGTTGATAAATTCGGAAAGATTGATATACTTGTGAATGCTGCCGGTGGGAATATTAAAGAGGCAACAACTTCTCCTGAACTATCTTTTTTTGATTTACCTTTATCTGCTCTTGAAAAAGTAATTGCTCTTAATCTTTTTGGAGGTGCTATTTTACCATGTCAGGTATTTGGAAAATATATGGTTAAAAATGAAAATGGTGCTTCTATAATTAATATCTCTTCAATGAATGCTTTTAGACCTTTAACGAGAATTCCAGGATATTCAGCAGCAAAAGCAGCGGTGAGTAATTTTACACAGTGGCTTGCTGTTCA encodes the following:
- a CDS encoding radical SAM protein; protein product: MDNTFHIQWHITDNCNLRCRHCYQENFTPEKDLPFEKLTFIFSNICEFLKKRKKKLVIDITGGEPFLHNDWWELVEKIVNSEMVKDTGIITNGFFIDERIIYKIEKNNIRLKLSCEGVDREVYEYFRGKNYERFINICEMIKEIKTEKFLMFTLLEKNWEQIFKIFDFAREYNFDGIIIERFIPYGFGKRLKKEAISFEKWILITKFLHKICDIDFDIKDIIEYRGYMVKIEKKGYELYGSECIVGKDGIAVMPDGTVYPCRRFPLPIGNLLNEKLLDIWENSNVLNLIRNKAFLKGKCKNCIIDNCYGCRALVYSFYGDFLEEDPLCYLNLKTGGKNELC
- a CDS encoding SDR family oxidoreductase, whose translation is MNYVEKIFSLKEKVAIITGGGGVLGSEIAKGLGLAGATVIIGDIKNYKEVADNLKNSGIESEGEYLDVFDKGKIEEVAKKIVDKFGKIDILVNAAGGNIKEATTSPELSFFDLPLSALEKVIALNLFGGAILPCQVFGKYMVKNENGASIINISSMNAFRPLTRIPGYSAAKAAVSNFTQWLAVHFALEYNKKIRVNAIAPGFFLTQQNRYLLLDEKGNLTERGKTIITHTPMGRFGNSDELIGICIFLSSDASSFVTGTVIPIDGGFNAFSGV